One Peribacillus simplex NBRC 15720 = DSM 1321 genomic region harbors:
- a CDS encoding purine-cytosine permease family protein, whose amino-acid sequence MSKENSSISKDVAFGFLPASKNDRIFNLRDLILVQVVIGLSSFGLLTGGYTGTMLDAKQSLAAILFGNAFPMLLIVPITLYFARYGIDTFVGFRSSLGYLGSNIFFFVFLILTLGYISIALFMSGQALAEAANWMGMPAIFSSQATGAPFFSILLFICAFLVTVRGPVAIQKYTAVAVPVFMVLMFGLLAIVLFGQGFTKVANILPSEPFETTSRSFATALELNIGLGFSWLPYLGQYSRLSKTEGGAFKAGFYSYGIIVCIAALVGALAALVTGSLNPSDWMFSIAGSWGGFIGLILLSVGNVGAAIFLMYSQAVSFKTVFPKKSWMIAMGTTVPTIFLLLSSTFYDAFGSFIAVISFIMAVLGGIVVADYFFVKRQRISIRDLYDTQGSYTYWKGINPSAVLTVVIGTIVYWALYNPLTFEASDFFLYTAAGIPTYFVALVTYYVSSKYIFRFEVDMERPSVELKEAK is encoded by the coding sequence GTGAGTAAAGAGAATTCCTCCATTTCAAAGGATGTGGCCTTTGGCTTTTTACCGGCAAGTAAAAATGACCGGATTTTTAATCTTCGGGATTTAATTTTAGTTCAGGTTGTTATTGGCCTCTCATCTTTTGGGCTGTTAACTGGTGGATACACAGGTACAATGCTTGATGCGAAGCAGTCACTTGCAGCGATTTTATTCGGTAACGCCTTCCCTATGCTGTTGATTGTTCCCATTACCCTTTATTTTGCGCGTTATGGCATAGACACTTTTGTAGGGTTTCGAAGTTCACTAGGGTATCTAGGATCCAATATCTTTTTCTTTGTTTTTCTTATTTTAACTCTCGGCTACATTTCCATTGCGCTTTTTATGTCTGGACAGGCGTTAGCAGAGGCTGCTAATTGGATGGGGATGCCCGCCATTTTCTCAAGCCAAGCAACGGGAGCGCCGTTTTTCTCGATTTTACTCTTTATCTGTGCATTTCTTGTAACGGTGAGGGGACCGGTAGCGATTCAAAAATATACCGCAGTAGCCGTTCCGGTTTTTATGGTTCTCATGTTTGGCCTTCTCGCAATAGTCTTGTTTGGACAGGGATTCACGAAAGTTGCCAATATACTTCCTTCTGAACCGTTTGAAACGACTTCTCGATCATTCGCGACAGCCCTGGAATTAAATATCGGTCTAGGCTTTTCATGGCTTCCGTACCTTGGCCAATACAGCCGTTTATCTAAAACAGAAGGAGGCGCATTCAAAGCAGGATTCTACAGCTATGGAATCATCGTCTGTATCGCTGCTTTAGTTGGGGCACTTGCTGCATTAGTCACTGGATCACTTAATCCTTCTGACTGGATGTTTTCAATCGCAGGAAGTTGGGGCGGATTCATTGGATTGATTTTACTTTCAGTAGGGAATGTCGGTGCAGCCATTTTCCTTATGTACTCACAAGCTGTCAGCTTTAAAACTGTATTCCCGAAAAAGTCATGGATGATTGCGATGGGTACAACCGTACCGACTATATTCTTACTTCTAAGCTCAACGTTCTACGATGCATTTGGTTCATTCATTGCTGTCATTTCTTTTATTATGGCTGTTCTTGGCGGCATTGTCGTTGCAGATTACTTTTTTGTAAAGCGCCAACGCATTTCGATTAGGGATTTGTATGACACACAAGGCTCTTATACCTATTGGAAAGGCATTAACCCGTCTGCCGTTCTCACGGTGGTCATAGGGACGATCGTTTACTGGGCACTCTATAATCCATTGACTTTTGAAGCAAGTGACTTTTTCCTTTATACGGCTGCCGGAATTCCAACATACTTTGTCGCTTTAGTCACCTATTATGTTTCATCTAAATACATTTTCCGTTTTGAAGTTGACATGGAGCGTCCATCCGTTGAATTAAAGGAAGCTAAATAG
- a CDS encoding heme-dependent oxidative N-demethylase family protein: MFTQSLDFKTTDLDTFPFPFTSGNYRYSNDLKRLSNINCIEVTPEYRLQVETKRRLLQEQPHIRFQSFSHTLEIQWEVLEMLIEMATDRYPEHFEVIKDGDNWTFKNHIFGESDSFVYGDASTLPNEPLDYIGRHFHNDFVLMVHRDSNFYLEVGQVSYAALFSANWNKGMSFDEIHAPVPFVSRKGDELADRVRKFLLSIEPGKPWTRINWNLMANRWDVNYETMDVWGPQRSGITPKNAGELVRLRVEEQKFYRMPRSNAILFVLNTQFLPLEDLTMRKEWFDLTYSVLQDIPEPMAEYKGIAPFLPQSVEYLRRVDEKQKSEDK, from the coding sequence ATGTTTACACAAAGTTTAGATTTCAAAACAACTGATTTAGATACATTCCCATTTCCATTCACTTCAGGTAACTATCGTTATTCAAACGACTTGAAAAGACTCTCAAACATTAACTGTATTGAAGTTACACCAGAATACAGACTCCAAGTGGAAACGAAGCGTCGTCTCCTTCAAGAACAGCCGCATATAAGGTTTCAATCTTTTTCACACACATTAGAAATTCAATGGGAAGTATTGGAAATGCTTATCGAAATGGCAACCGATCGCTATCCGGAGCATTTCGAGGTCATTAAAGATGGAGACAATTGGACTTTCAAGAACCACATTTTCGGGGAATCCGATTCATTCGTGTATGGCGATGCCAGCACGCTTCCAAATGAGCCGCTTGATTATATAGGCCGCCATTTCCACAATGATTTTGTTTTAATGGTTCATCGCGATAGTAATTTCTATTTGGAAGTGGGGCAAGTTTCATACGCCGCACTCTTCTCTGCTAACTGGAATAAAGGCATGTCCTTTGATGAAATCCATGCACCTGTTCCATTTGTATCGCGGAAAGGTGATGAACTGGCAGATCGCGTTCGTAAGTTTTTATTATCCATCGAGCCAGGAAAGCCATGGACACGCATTAACTGGAACCTGATGGCGAACCGTTGGGATGTCAACTATGAAACGATGGATGTATGGGGACCGCAGCGCTCAGGGATAACACCGAAAAATGCAGGTGAACTTGTTCGTTTGCGTGTTGAAGAACAAAAATTTTATCGCATGCCACGAAGCAACGCCATTTTATTCGTATTGAATACGCAGTTCCTGCCACTGGAGGATTTAACAATGCGCAAGGAGTGGTTTGATCTGACATATAGCGTACTGCAGGATATTCCGGAACCTATGGCTGAATACAAAGGAATTGCCCCGTTTCTTCCGCAATCGGTCGAATATTTGAGGCGTGTTGATGAAAAACAAAAAAGCGAAGATAAATAA
- a CDS encoding PDR/VanB family oxidoreductase, with protein sequence MKVNKIIQETPFVKQFELIPVDGKPLPAFTGGSHLTTFMPAGDTIFEREYSLISNPRDRKKYSISIRRDETSRGGSAFWHEHVKVDSRLEVSFPKNNFPLSFRAKHHAFYAAGIGITPFLAMMEDMAAEGQTFELHYAARTPELCAFYDFLKAKYPDQCTFYFSQAEDKRRMLPETMMDHRIGTHVYFCGPLEMVQEYRKAASSYGYPEHAIHFELFATKNDGPQDPFIVDLTDSDRSIHVHEGETLLDALLREGIDAPYSCKVGGCGSCEIDVAEGEVDHRDNFLSDENRQTRKSILTCCSRAKDDRLVLKL encoded by the coding sequence ATGAAAGTAAATAAGATCATTCAAGAAACTCCATTCGTGAAACAGTTCGAGTTAATTCCAGTTGATGGAAAACCGTTGCCTGCATTTACAGGCGGTTCGCATTTGACCACTTTCATGCCGGCCGGGGATACGATATTCGAGAGAGAATATTCCCTTATCAGCAACCCAAGGGACCGTAAAAAATATTCAATTTCCATTCGGCGTGATGAGACGTCACGCGGAGGTTCCGCTTTCTGGCATGAACATGTAAAGGTGGATTCCAGGTTGGAAGTCAGTTTCCCTAAAAACAACTTCCCTCTCAGCTTTCGAGCTAAGCATCATGCTTTTTATGCAGCTGGAATTGGCATCACCCCATTTCTGGCAATGATGGAAGACATGGCTGCCGAAGGGCAAACCTTCGAACTCCATTATGCTGCACGCACACCGGAATTATGTGCTTTTTACGATTTTTTGAAGGCCAAATATCCTGATCAATGCACCTTTTATTTTTCGCAGGCAGAAGACAAACGCAGAATGTTGCCAGAGACGATGATGGATCATCGCATTGGCACACATGTATATTTTTGCGGACCACTCGAGATGGTACAAGAGTATCGAAAAGCTGCCAGTTCATATGGTTATCCGGAACACGCGATCCACTTCGAATTATTTGCGACAAAAAATGACGGGCCGCAAGATCCTTTCATTGTCGACCTTACAGATAGCGATAGATCCATCCACGTTCATGAGGGTGAAACACTGCTTGATGCGCTTTTAAGGGAAGGAATTGATGCACCTTATTCTTGTAAAGTGGGCGGGTGCGGAAGTTGTGAGATAGATGTTGCAGAAGGTGAAGTGGATCACCGGGATAACTTCCTTAGCGATGAAAACCGTCAAACACGCAAGTCAATCCTGACTTGCTGCTCACGTGCGAAGGACGACAGACTTGTCTTAAAACTTTAA